The following proteins are encoded in a genomic region of Porphyrobacter sp. CACIAM 03H1:
- a CDS encoding acyl carrier protein — MSPADVDAAIRNLVEPFNKKGIAIEDATTFAGDLEFDSLTVMDFVAAIEDEFDIIISMNQQAEIENWGQLVAAVHKLQDS; from the coding sequence ATGAGCCCCGCAGACGTCGATGCCGCCATCCGCAATCTCGTCGAGCCCTTCAACAAGAAAGGCATAGCCATCGAGGATGCGACCACCTTTGCCGGCGATCTCGAGTTCGACAGCCTGACGGTGATGGATTTCGTCGCCGCGATCGAGGACGAATTCGACATCATCATCAGCATGAACCAGCAGGCCGAGATCGAAAACTGGGGCCAATTGGTGGCGGCAGTCCACAAGCTGCAGGATAGCTGA
- the spt gene encoding serine palmitoyltransferase: MNDTLAQTEPVDLLAKFDPIIQTREALLAAGVEDPFNLVMEKVLSPTQAICNGRDTILLGTYNYMGMTFDDDVIAAGKQAMEDFGAGTTGSRVLNGTFRDHRDVEAALREFYDMDHAMVFSTGYQANLGIISTLAGKGDYIILDIDSHASIYDGCAMGKAEVVPFKHNDVEALEKRLKRIPEGAGKLVVLEGVYSMMGDVAPLKEMVRIAKAHGAMVLVDEAHSMGFIGEHGRGVAEEQGVLDQVDFIIGTFSKSVGTVGGFCVSNHPKFEVLRLVCRPYVFTAALPPSVMASSATSIRKLMHGGNKRAHLWENSRTLHKGLRDLGFKLGTDEPQSAIIAVIMPDLERGAMMWEALLKEGLYVNLARPPATPAGMTLLRCSLCAEHSAEQVQTILGIFERAGKAIGII, translated from the coding sequence ATGAACGACACCCTTGCCCAGACTGAGCCGGTCGATCTGCTCGCCAAGTTCGATCCCATCATCCAGACTCGCGAGGCGCTGCTTGCCGCAGGGGTGGAGGATCCGTTCAACCTCGTCATGGAAAAGGTGCTCTCGCCCACGCAAGCGATATGCAACGGGCGCGACACGATCCTGCTCGGCACCTACAACTACATGGGGATGACCTTCGACGATGACGTCATCGCCGCGGGCAAGCAGGCGATGGAGGATTTCGGCGCCGGCACCACCGGCAGCCGCGTCCTCAACGGCACCTTCCGCGACCACCGCGATGTCGAGGCGGCGCTGCGCGAATTCTACGACATGGACCACGCGATGGTCTTCTCGACCGGCTATCAGGCCAACCTCGGGATCATCTCGACGCTGGCAGGCAAGGGCGACTACATCATCCTCGACATCGACAGTCACGCCTCGATCTACGATGGCTGCGCGATGGGCAAGGCCGAGGTCGTGCCGTTCAAGCACAACGACGTCGAGGCGCTGGAAAAGCGCCTGAAGCGCATCCCCGAAGGCGCGGGCAAGCTGGTTGTGCTGGAAGGCGTCTATTCGATGATGGGCGACGTCGCCCCGCTCAAGGAGATGGTCCGCATCGCCAAGGCCCACGGGGCAATGGTGCTGGTCGACGAGGCGCACTCGATGGGCTTCATCGGCGAGCACGGCCGCGGCGTCGCCGAGGAGCAGGGCGTGCTCGACCAGGTCGATTTCATCATCGGCACCTTCTCCAAGAGCGTCGGCACGGTCGGCGGCTTCTGCGTGTCGAACCACCCGAAGTTCGAGGTGCTGCGGCTGGTGTGCCGTCCCTACGTCTTCACCGCCGCCCTGCCGCCGAGCGTGATGGCGAGCTCGGCCACCTCGATCCGCAAGCTGATGCACGGCGGCAACAAGCGCGCGCATCTGTGGGAGAACAGCCGCACCCTTCACAAGGGCCTGCGCGATCTCGGCTTCAAGCTCGGCACCGACGAGCCCCAGAGCGCGATCATCGCCGTCATCATGCCGGATCTGGAACGCGGCGCGATGATGTGGGAGGCGCTCCTGAAGGAAGGCCTCTACGTCAATCTGGCCCGTCCCCCGGCGACCCCGGCGGGCATGACCCTGCTGCGCTGCTCGCTGTGCGCAGAGCATTCTGCCGAACAGGTCCAGACCATCCTCGGCATTTTCGAACGCGCCGGCAAGGCGATCGGGATTATCTGA
- a CDS encoding usg protein: MTDRAFLAQMVGYGLSTVEIHYWMPDHRNLLQRFVMQQYDVAPQFPELDRFLGFWRREIDAVLHSVRVAHKHLIGPQEWRAVDGIISIH; the protein is encoded by the coding sequence ATGACAGATCGCGCGTTCCTGGCCCAGATGGTAGGCTACGGCCTGTCGACGGTCGAGATCCACTACTGGATGCCCGATCACCGCAACCTGCTGCAGCGGTTCGTGATGCAGCAATACGACGTGGCACCGCAATTTCCCGAGCTCGACCGGTTCCTCGGCTTCTGGCGGCGCGAGATCGACGCGGTGCTGCATTCGGTGCGGGTGGCGCACAAGCACCTGATCGGCCCGCAGGAATGGCGGGCCGTCGACGGGATCATTTCGATCCACTGA
- a CDS encoding DUF2793 domain-containing protein: MTGPFNDMISDFSEDGDKLRRQVTEALDRNERNSFAYLWEYTAPENQLPPEGDWRIWMIMAGRGFGKTRSGAEWVRMIADANPDARIALVSSSLAEARAVMVEGESGLLAICWPGHKPLFEPSLHRVRFRNGAQAQLFSAAEPESLRSPQHSHACRSGAEGVLRQPGTRPAGCPPRPSGHRVPPGTAGRCCRGRAFRVTATATGAWAGHEDSIAILIGGGWHFVAPAEGMLLFDRDAVRTIMFRSQWEVATAPVMPSAGAVVDTEARAALAGLIQALMAIGILGPAAS, translated from the coding sequence ATGACCGGCCCCTTCAACGACATGATCTCCGACTTCTCGGAAGACGGGGACAAGCTGCGCCGCCAGGTCACCGAGGCGCTGGACCGGAACGAGCGCAACAGCTTCGCCTATCTGTGGGAATACACCGCGCCCGAGAACCAGCTCCCGCCCGAGGGTGACTGGCGCATCTGGATGATCATGGCCGGGCGCGGCTTCGGCAAGACCCGTTCGGGCGCCGAGTGGGTGCGGATGATCGCCGATGCCAATCCCGACGCCCGGATCGCGCTGGTCTCGTCCTCGCTGGCCGAGGCGCGCGCGGTGATGGTGGAAGGCGAGAGCGGGCTGCTGGCAATCTGCTGGCCGGGGCACAAGCCCCTGTTCGAACCCTCGCTGCACCGCGTCCGCTTCCGCAACGGGGCGCAGGCGCAGCTCTTCTCGGCGGCCGAGCCGGAAAGCCTGCGCAGCCCCCAGCACAGCCATGCCTGCCGGTCAGGCGCAGAAGGAGTTCTTCGTCAACCAGGCACTCGGCCTGCTGGATGCCCTCCACGCCCGAGCGGTCATCGCGTCCCGCCCGGCACCGCCGGCCGCTGCTGCAGAGGGCGAGCCTTTCGGGTGACCGCCACGGCCACGGGCGCCTGGGCGGGCCACGAAGACAGCATTGCCATCCTGATCGGCGGTGGCTGGCACTTCGTAGCACCGGCCGAGGGCATGCTCCTGTTCGATCGCGATGCCGTCCGGACGATCATGTTCCGGTCGCAATGGGAGGTCGCGACAGCCCCTGTCATGCCCTCGGCAGGGGCGGTCGTGGACACCGAGGCGCGGGCCGCGCTGGCGGGGCTGATTCAGGCCCTGATGGCAATCGGGATACTCGGACCGGCCGCATCCTGA
- a CDS encoding OmpA family protein: MRKLIIGAALASTALATPAMAREGQWYIEGNGGVMLVEDQDIDVNGAPDDARANYNTGFDFGAIVGHDFGAFRLEAEASYRAANVDDVAAGRQGLQIDPIGSPGGRNGRLTNQTAPALWEINALSFMLNGLFDFGSDDGLQAFAGGGIGVARVDMNAQFDQRGPGAYDDSDTGLAWQLLAGIRAPLSKSWDIGLKYRYFNMPDIGIVDTIGRPLESSLTSHSVLGTITYNFGGEEPAPPPPPPPPPPPPPPPPPPPPPPPPPKAPCNTGPYIVFFDFDKSDITAEAAGILNSAVTAYANCGTASVMLAGHTDRAGSAKYNEGLAERRNTSVRNYLTGRGIPAARITGQAFGETKPRVPTADGVREAQNRRVEVTYGPGSGM; the protein is encoded by the coding sequence ATGCGCAAACTCATCATTGGGGCGGCGCTGGCGTCGACTGCGCTAGCTACGCCTGCCATGGCTCGTGAAGGCCAATGGTACATCGAGGGTAACGGCGGCGTCATGCTCGTCGAAGATCAGGACATCGACGTCAATGGCGCACCCGACGACGCTCGAGCAAATTATAACACGGGGTTCGATTTTGGCGCCATCGTAGGTCACGATTTCGGTGCGTTTCGCCTTGAAGCCGAAGCAAGTTACCGCGCAGCCAACGTGGACGACGTCGCTGCTGGACGGCAGGGACTTCAGATCGACCCGATCGGTAGCCCGGGCGGTCGTAATGGTCGTTTAACAAACCAAACCGCTCCGGCTCTTTGGGAGATTAACGCGCTCAGTTTCATGCTCAACGGCCTGTTCGACTTCGGTTCGGATGACGGCCTTCAGGCTTTCGCTGGCGGCGGTATCGGCGTTGCCCGAGTGGATATGAACGCTCAGTTCGACCAACGCGGTCCGGGCGCATACGATGACTCAGACACCGGCCTCGCTTGGCAGCTTCTTGCGGGCATTCGAGCTCCGCTAAGCAAATCGTGGGATATTGGCCTCAAGTATCGCTACTTCAACATGCCGGACATCGGCATTGTGGACACGATTGGACGTCCGCTCGAATCGAGCCTGACCAGCCACTCGGTCCTCGGCACCATCACCTACAACTTCGGTGGTGAAGAGCCGGCTCCGCCGCCGCCGCCCCCGCCGCCCCCGCCGCCGCCTCCCCCGCCGCCGCCTCCCCCGCCGCCCCCGCCGCCGCCGAAGGCGCCGTGCAACACGGGCCCGTACATCGTGTTCTTCGACTTCGACAAGTCGGACATCACTGCGGAAGCCGCCGGCATCCTCAACAGCGCCGTCACCGCCTATGCGAACTGCGGCACTGCGAGCGTCATGCTGGCCGGTCACACCGACCGTGCGGGCAGCGCGAAGTACAACGAAGGGCTGGCCGAGCGTCGCAACACCTCGGTTCGCAACTACCTGACCGGCCGTGGTATCCCGGCTGCCCGCATCACCGGGCAGGCCTTCGGCGAAACCAAGCCGCGGGTCCCGACCGCCGACGGCGTGCGCGAAGCGCAGAACCGTCGCGTGGAGGTGACCTACGGTCCGGGCTCGGGCATGTAA
- a CDS encoding spinster family MFS transporter, whose amino-acid sequence MTEDTTAAASRSEQPASAYSWYVLGVLVVVYILNFIDRQILSILAVDIKRDLELTDGQLGFLGGAAFAVFYALFGVPLGRLADRWHRVRLLTIGLVLWSTMTALSGLARNYLTLSLARMGVGVGEATASPTAYSLISDYFPSRQRATALAIYSSGLYLGGGVSLLIGAKISQLWDAAYPGGGLAGLVGWQAAFIAVGVPGLLLAVWVASLREPVRAPDPGRTGGRHPLADFFVDLSMLLPPLTFYHAMRRGPKALIVNIAMAAAMTALALVMIELTGNLPQWSAIAFGYYAVFSWAATLRRHDPATFSLIWGTPAFICTALGYGLVSLGAYALAFWAAPYAETVLALPKAELALVLGGNGAVSGFLGVILGGRMSDWLRARNPSGRILVIMFGILAPVIPIWVGFTTESALVFYLMNFLAGMFAATALGAAAATTQDLVLPHMRGTATASFFLATTLVGLGLGPYMVGQISELSGSMRTGVLSLIGVAPISLALLIWAYRALPQAEATMAERAAAASAA is encoded by the coding sequence TTGACCGAGGACACGACGGCTGCCGCCAGCCGCAGCGAACAACCTGCATCCGCCTACAGCTGGTATGTGCTGGGCGTTCTGGTGGTGGTCTACATCCTCAACTTCATCGACCGGCAGATCCTCTCGATCCTCGCCGTCGACATCAAGCGCGACCTCGAGTTGACCGACGGACAGCTGGGCTTTCTCGGAGGCGCGGCCTTCGCGGTGTTCTACGCGCTGTTCGGGGTGCCGCTCGGCCGGCTGGCGGACCGCTGGCACCGGGTGCGGCTGCTGACGATCGGTCTGGTGCTCTGGTCGACCATGACCGCGCTGTCGGGGCTGGCGCGCAATTACCTGACGCTGTCGCTCGCCCGCATGGGCGTCGGGGTGGGCGAGGCGACGGCGAGCCCGACGGCCTATTCGCTGATCTCCGACTATTTTCCTTCGCGCCAGCGGGCGACCGCGCTCGCGATCTATTCCTCGGGCCTGTATCTCGGGGGAGGGGTGTCGCTGCTGATCGGCGCGAAGATCTCGCAGCTCTGGGACGCGGCCTATCCGGGCGGCGGTCTGGCGGGGCTGGTGGGATGGCAGGCGGCGTTCATCGCCGTGGGCGTGCCGGGGCTGCTGCTGGCCGTGTGGGTGGCCTCGCTGCGCGAGCCTGTGCGTGCGCCGGATCCGGGCCGGACGGGGGGGCGGCACCCGCTGGCCGACTTCTTCGTCGACCTGTCGATGCTGCTGCCGCCGCTCACCTTCTACCACGCGATGCGGCGCGGACCGAAGGCGCTTATCGTCAACATCGCCATGGCCGCGGCGATGACCGCGCTTGCGCTGGTGATGATCGAGCTGACCGGCAACCTGCCGCAATGGTCGGCGATCGCCTTCGGCTATTATGCGGTGTTCTCTTGGGCCGCGACCCTGCGCCGGCATGACCCGGCGACGTTCAGCCTGATCTGGGGAACGCCGGCCTTCATCTGCACCGCGCTCGGCTACGGGCTGGTCTCGCTCGGCGCCTATGCGCTGGCCTTCTGGGCGGCGCCCTATGCCGAGACCGTGCTCGCGCTGCCGAAGGCGGAACTGGCCCTCGTGCTGGGTGGCAACGGCGCCGTGTCGGGCTTTCTGGGGGTGATCCTCGGCGGGCGCATGTCCGACTGGCTGCGCGCCCGCAATCCTTCGGGCCGGATTCTCGTGATCATGTTCGGCATTCTCGCCCCGGTGATCCCGATCTGGGTCGGCTTCACCACCGAGAGCGCGCTGGTGTTCTACCTGATGAACTTCCTGGCCGGTATGTTTGCCGCGACCGCCCTGGGCGCAGCTGCCGCCACGACGCAGGATCTTGTCCTGCCCCATATGCGGGGCACAGCCACGGCGTCATTCTTCCTGGCGACGACGCTCGTCGGGCTGGGGCTAGGGCCTTACATGGTCGGCCAGATCTCGGAGCTGAGCGGGAGCATGCGGACCGGCGTGCTGTCGCTGATCGGGGTGGCGCCGATCTCGCTGGCGCTGCTGATCTGGGCCTATCGGGCCCTGCCGCAAGCCGAAGCGACGATGGCCGAGCGCGCGGCGGCCGCCTCGGCGGCATAG
- the queC gene encoding 7-cyano-7-deazaguanine synthase QueC — protein sequence MSEPGQTKPLAVVLLSGGLDSMVTAALAQEAGFAVHALTVDYGQRHKLELQSAARIAGKLGLARHTQIALDLRAFGGSALTDAIDVPKGGVGDDIPVTYVPARNLVFLALTTACAEAAGARDVFIGVNALDYSGYPDCRPEFIASFAETARLGTKAGVEGAPFTIHAPLQHMTKADIARECARLGLDPAWSWSCYDPTPEGRACGLCDSCRLRKKGFAEAGIVDSTAYNA from the coding sequence ATGAGTGAACCGGGACAAACCAAGCCCTTGGCCGTGGTGCTGCTGTCGGGCGGGCTGGATTCGATGGTGACGGCTGCGCTGGCGCAGGAAGCGGGCTTCGCCGTCCACGCGCTGACGGTCGATTACGGACAGCGCCACAAGCTCGAGCTGCAATCGGCCGCGCGCATTGCCGGGAAGCTGGGCCTTGCCCGTCACACCCAGATCGCGCTCGACCTGCGCGCCTTCGGCGGCTCGGCGCTCACCGATGCGATCGATGTGCCCAAAGGCGGGGTGGGGGACGATATCCCGGTAACCTACGTGCCGGCGCGCAACCTCGTGTTCCTCGCGCTGACCACCGCCTGTGCGGAGGCGGCGGGGGCGCGCGACGTGTTCATCGGGGTCAATGCGCTGGACTATTCGGGCTATCCCGATTGTCGGCCGGAATTCATCGCCAGCTTCGCCGAGACCGCGCGGCTCGGCACCAAGGCGGGGGTGGAGGGCGCACCCTTCACGATCCACGCGCCGCTCCAGCACATGACCAAGGCGGACATCGCCCGCGAATGCGCGCGGCTGGGGCTCGATCCGGCGTGGAGCTGGTCGTGCTACGACCCGACGCCCGAGGGGCGCGCCTGCGGGCTGTGCGATTCCTGCCGCTTGCGGAAAAAGGGTTTTGCCGAGGCGGGGATTGTCGATAGCACCGCCTACAACGCCTGA
- a CDS encoding DUF3617 domain-containing protein, producing the protein MTDANTTRIRRLAPWGLAAAGAALCLAVPVLAQGAGLAMLGTLTKGEWTIKQRGGAADRKICLKSGAELIQLMHRESGCSRFVVEDDAARVTVQYTCPGNGYGRTSIRRETGALVQLESQGIHDGMPFQMTAEARRTGPC; encoded by the coding sequence ATGACCGACGCAAACACAACCCGGATACGCAGGCTGGCGCCGTGGGGCCTCGCGGCTGCCGGTGCGGCGCTGTGCCTCGCCGTGCCTGTGCTCGCGCAGGGGGCCGGGCTCGCCATGCTCGGCACGCTGACCAAGGGCGAATGGACGATCAAGCAGCGCGGCGGCGCGGCGGACCGGAAGATCTGCCTCAAGTCCGGGGCCGAGCTGATCCAGCTGATGCACCGCGAGAGCGGCTGCAGCCGTTTTGTGGTCGAAGACGACGCGGCGCGGGTGACGGTGCAATACACCTGCCCCGGCAACGGCTATGGCCGCACCAGCATCCGCCGCGAGACGGGCGCGCTCGTGCAGCTCGAAAGCCAGGGCATTCACGACGGGATGCCGTTCCAGATGACCGCCGAGGCCCGCCGCACTGGGCCGTGCTGA
- a CDS encoding Hsp33 family molecular chaperone HslO: protein MADTTDIAETFADTLMGFTLPGRNARGRIVRMDSVLEQVLSAHDYPAPITHLLGEALVLGALMGGLLKGEEAQMTMQAQTRGGIVSLLVCDYRAGAVRGYAEFDGERLAALGANPSLSALFGEGYLAITFETEGRQRYQGIVPLEGDSLAEACESYFGQSEQIPTLIRVASRAGAGGRTAAGLLVQHLPDGEEGRERLHVRMDHPDWEHVAVMAGSISHDELLDPELSLEAIAWRLFHEEEEVRVLPGAALSRGCRCTAAHYEAIIARFPPEEQEDMRGPDGVIAVDCAFCSKTFALAI, encoded by the coding sequence ATGGCTGACACGACCGATATTGCCGAGACCTTCGCCGACACGCTGATGGGCTTCACCCTGCCGGGGCGCAATGCGCGCGGGCGGATCGTGCGGATGGACAGCGTGCTGGAGCAGGTGCTCTCGGCCCATGACTATCCCGCGCCGATCACGCATCTGCTGGGCGAGGCGCTGGTGCTGGGCGCGCTGATGGGCGGGCTGCTCAAGGGCGAAGAGGCGCAGATGACCATGCAGGCCCAGACCCGGGGCGGGATCGTGAGCCTGCTGGTGTGCGACTATCGCGCCGGCGCGGTGCGCGGCTATGCCGAGTTCGATGGCGAGCGGCTGGCCGCGCTGGGCGCGAACCCGAGCCTTTCGGCGCTGTTCGGGGAAGGCTATCTCGCGATCACCTTCGAGACCGAAGGGCGCCAGCGCTATCAGGGGATCGTGCCGCTCGAGGGCGACAGCCTCGCCGAGGCGTGCGAGAGCTATTTCGGCCAGTCGGAACAGATCCCGACGCTGATCCGGGTCGCCAGTCGTGCAGGCGCGGGCGGACGGACGGCGGCGGGCCTGCTGGTCCAGCACCTGCCCGACGGCGAGGAGGGGCGCGAGCGGCTCCACGTGCGGATGGATCATCCCGACTGGGAGCACGTCGCCGTAATGGCGGGCTCGATCAGCCACGACGAGCTGCTCGATCCGGAGCTGTCGCTCGAGGCGATCGCCTGGCGGCTATTTCACGAGGAGGAGGAAGTGCGGGTGCTGCCCGGCGCGGCGCTTTCGCGCGGATGCCGCTGCACCGCGGCGCATTACGAGGCGATCATCGCCCGCTTCCCGCCCGAGGAACAGGAAGACATGCGGGGCCCCGACGGGGTGATCGCGGTCGACTGCGCCTTCTGCTCGAAGACCTTCGCCCTCGCGATCTGA
- the argF gene encoding ornithine carbamoyltransferase, whose product MSGARGRMRHFLDLGDAGGDAIAAMINDALDRKAARSGLPKGAPDADAPLAGRVLALVFEKNSTRTRVSFDIAMRQLGGTVLLLDSASSQLGRGETIADTARVLSRMVDGIMLRTDDHAKIEEMAAHATVPVINGLTDMSHPCQIVADLLTVIEHGKALPGLEVAWFGDGNNVLHSILEAAGLMKFNVRVATPAGYEPDPAFVALARERGAVVTLTQDAAAAARGADVIVTDTWISMGQAHAEAKLAAMAPYQVNADLMALAKPDAVFLHCLPAHVGEEVSEDVFEGPQSVVFDEAENRIHAQKSVLLWSFGLLGD is encoded by the coding sequence ATGAGCGGCGCACGGGGGCGGATGCGGCACTTCCTCGACCTCGGCGATGCCGGGGGCGATGCGATCGCGGCCATGATCAATGACGCGCTGGACCGCAAGGCGGCGCGTTCCGGGCTGCCCAAGGGTGCGCCCGATGCCGACGCGCCGCTTGCGGGCCGCGTGCTGGCGCTGGTGTTCGAGAAGAACTCGACCCGCACCCGCGTCAGCTTCGACATCGCGATGCGCCAGCTGGGCGGCACGGTGCTGCTGCTCGATTCGGCTTCGAGCCAGCTGGGACGGGGAGAGACCATCGCCGACACCGCCCGCGTGCTCAGCCGGATGGTTGACGGCATCATGCTGCGCACCGACGATCACGCCAAGATCGAGGAGATGGCGGCCCACGCGACGGTGCCGGTGATCAACGGCCTCACGGACATGTCGCACCCCTGCCAGATCGTCGCCGACCTGCTGACGGTGATCGAGCACGGCAAGGCCCTGCCCGGGCTGGAGGTTGCGTGGTTTGGGGACGGGAACAACGTGCTCCACTCGATCCTCGAGGCGGCGGGGCTGATGAAGTTCAACGTCCGCGTCGCGACCCCGGCCGGCTACGAACCCGATCCCGCCTTCGTCGCACTCGCGCGCGAGCGCGGGGCGGTGGTCACGCTGACGCAGGACGCTGCCGCCGCCGCGCGCGGGGCGGACGTGATCGTCACCGACACCTGGATCTCGATGGGGCAGGCCCACGCCGAGGCGAAGCTCGCGGCGATGGCGCCCTATCAGGTCAATGCCGACCTGATGGCGCTGGCCAAGCCCGACGCGGTGTTCCTCCACTGCCTCCCGGCCCATGTCGGCGAGGAAGTCAGCGAGGACGTGTTCGAAGGCCCGCAGTCGGTGGTGTTCGACGAGGCGGAGAACCGCATCCACGCGCAGAAATCGGTGCTGTTGTGGAGTTTCGGGTTGCTCGGCGACTGA
- a CDS encoding aspartate aminotransferase family protein: MSITPLMPVYPRCGVRPVRGEHCHLIDEDGTRYLDFASGIAVNLLGHSHEGLIGAIQRQAATLMHVSNLYGSPQGEKLAQMLVDTTFGDTVFFTNSGAEAVECAIKTARAYHQNAGDAGNPERYELITFHNAFHGRTMATISASNQTKMHHGFSPLLDGFKYAPFDDLEAAKALIGPHTAGFLVEPIQGEGGIRPASAEFMQGLRQLADEHDLMLVLDEVQCGVARTGKLYAYEHYGIEPDIMATAKGIGGGFPLGACIATEKAARGMTFGTHGSTYGGNPLAMAAGTAVMEAVANEAFLSEVAEKGERLRARLEQFIGNYPELFELVRGKGLMLGLKMKMESRPFYVHLRDNHQLLTVAAGDNTIRIIPPLVIGDAEIDEFFDKLSAGAATFKVPEAA, encoded by the coding sequence ATGTCGATCACTCCGCTCATGCCCGTCTATCCGCGTTGCGGTGTCCGGCCGGTGCGCGGCGAGCACTGCCATCTCATCGACGAGGACGGCACCCGCTACCTCGATTTCGCGAGCGGCATCGCGGTCAACCTGCTCGGCCACTCGCACGAGGGGCTGATCGGCGCGATCCAGCGGCAGGCGGCGACGCTGATGCATGTCTCCAACCTCTACGGCAGCCCGCAGGGGGAGAAGCTGGCGCAGATGCTGGTCGACACCACCTTCGGCGACACGGTGTTCTTCACCAATTCGGGCGCGGAAGCGGTCGAATGCGCGATCAAGACCGCGCGCGCCTATCACCAGAACGCGGGCGATGCCGGCAACCCCGAACGCTACGAGCTGATCACCTTCCACAACGCCTTCCACGGGCGGACGATGGCGACCATCAGCGCCTCGAACCAGACCAAGATGCACCACGGCTTCTCGCCGTTGCTGGACGGGTTCAAGTACGCGCCCTTCGACGATCTGGAAGCCGCCAAGGCCCTCATCGGTCCGCACACGGCGGGTTTCCTCGTCGAGCCGATCCAGGGCGAGGGCGGCATCCGCCCCGCGTCGGCCGAGTTCATGCAGGGCCTGCGCCAGCTCGCCGACGAGCATGACCTGATGCTGGTGCTCGACGAGGTGCAGTGCGGCGTCGCGCGCACGGGCAAGCTCTACGCCTACGAGCATTACGGGATCGAGCCCGACATCATGGCGACCGCCAAGGGCATCGGCGGCGGCTTCCCGCTCGGCGCCTGCATCGCCACCGAGAAAGCCGCGCGCGGCATGACCTTCGGCACCCACGGATCGACCTATGGCGGCAACCCGCTGGCGATGGCGGCGGGGACGGCGGTGATGGAGGCCGTGGCGAACGAGGCCTTCCTGAGCGAGGTTGCCGAGAAGGGCGAGCGCCTGCGCGCGCGGCTCGAACAGTTCATCGGCAACTACCCCGAGCTGTTCGAGCTGGTGCGGGGCAAGGGCCTGATGCTCGGCCTCAAGATGAAGATGGAAAGCCGCCCCTTCTATGTGCACCTGCGCGACAACCACCAGCTGCTGACCGTGGCCGCGGGCGACAACACCATCCGCATCATCCCGCCGCTGGTGATCGGCGATGCCGAAATCGACGAGTTCTTCGACAAGCTGTCCGCCGGTGCGGCCACCTTCAAGGTGCCCGAGGCGGCATGA
- a CDS encoding cold-shock protein has translation MGYDRGRRRGRDKRDGFGEDGFDPFGGGMDGFPPPRDFGDRGGDRFGGGDRYGGGGGGDRYGGGGGGGPRGGGGGFGGGPRGGGGGGGGGFSRMPAQIVGTGKGTVKFFNSQKGFGFIQQEGGGEDVFVHISAVERAGLEGLAEGQELQYNLVDRGGKVSAQDLQVVGDVIAVAAKPAAPQRELTGERAKGTVKFFNAMKGFGFLVRDDGQPDAFVHISAVERSGLSGINEGERYEFDLEVDRRGKYSAVNLAPIEG, from the coding sequence ATGGGTTACGATAGGGGACGCCGGCGCGGCCGCGACAAGCGCGACGGTTTCGGCGAAGATGGCTTCGATCCGTTTGGCGGCGGGATGGACGGTTTTCCGCCCCCGCGCGACTTCGGCGACCGCGGCGGCGACCGTTTCGGCGGTGGTGACCGCTACGGCGGCGGCGGCGGCGGCGATCGCTACGGCGGTGGCGGTGGCGGCGGCCCGCGCGGCGGTGGCGGCGGCTTCGGCGGCGGCCCGCGTGGCGGCGGTGGTGGCGGTGGCGGCGGATTCAGCCGCATGCCCGCCCAGATCGTCGGCACCGGCAAGGGCACGGTGAAGTTCTTCAACAGCCAGAAGGGCTTCGGCTTCATCCAGCAGGAAGGCGGCGGCGAGGATGTGTTCGTGCACATCTCCGCAGTCGAGCGTGCCGGCCTCGAAGGCCTCGCCGAGGGGCAGGAGCTCCAGTACAACCTCGTGGACCGCGGCGGCAAGGTGTCGGCGCAGGACCTCCAGGTCGTGGGTGACGTGATCGCCGTGGCGGCCAAGCCCGCCGCACCCCAGCGCGAGCTGACGGGCGAGCGCGCCAAGGGCACAGTCAAGTTCTTCAACGCGATGAAGGGCTTCGGCTTCCTCGTGCGCGATGACGGCCAGCCGGACGCCTTCGTCCACATCAGCGCGGTCGAGCGTTCGGGCCTTTCGGGCATCAACGAGGGCGAGCGCTACGAATTCGATCTCGAAGTCGATCGACGCGGAAAGTACTCCGCCGTCAATCTGGCACCGATCGAAGGCTGA